The following are from one region of the Vitis riparia cultivar Riparia Gloire de Montpellier isolate 1030 chromosome 14, EGFV_Vit.rip_1.0, whole genome shotgun sequence genome:
- the LOC117931142 gene encoding UPF0481 protein At3g47200-like, translating into MEEQQERRNVGEKEGDQPSRNSGETGPEPKEHRIDVEINPTVENWNRIVQKAKERIPSQSQWPRLPKVPHMLRGTQDFKKLYEPRVISIGPYHHGKPHLHPGEMIKPLYAEQFLAGSNQDFKDLYTKIESKIEAVRKCYVTRPTNRYNDEALTWMMLLDGLFLLQFIRSRVGDDMSNVLRDHQINFVKQDLFLLENQLPFGVLKLIFEGANFQGSLPMEMKIKEFITCFGMPEGSTSQLIEENKEPSHLLDLLRSVLLGKYKKISKQELGSQPEQEQEAEKRESRRGLEEEMGGSGAHGKKGEQRVIWKSFRHIKELKAAGIYLKPRRTSFLTDNSFKSHFFYGCLKLPPITIDGFTKTKFLNMVAYEMCPDAPVDQAVTSYVCFLYELIDQADDVKELRSKHILHNLLGSDEDVAKIFNKIGNDLVDPGAYGDVKARIQKQYDKRVKTWIAEGLHEHFRSPWTFTGLIAAVWILIVTGLQTYYAHPGKQMMHIYMGLLGVPIFLFLVWYIVWHIVRRLWD; encoded by the coding sequence ATGGAAGAGCAGCAAGAAAGGAGGAACGTTGGAGAGAAAGAAGGCGATCAACCAAGCAGGAACAGTGGCGAAACTGGCCCCGAGCCTAAGGAGCATAGGATTGACGTTGAAATCAATCCTACGGTGGAAAATTGGAATCGTATCGtccaaaaagcaaaagaaaggaTTCCAtctcaaagtcaatggccaagGCTACCAAAGGTTCCTCACATGCTGAGGGGGACCCAGGATTTCAAGAAATTGTACGAACCGAGGGTAATTTCAATCGGTCCTTACCACCATGGCAAGCCCCACCTTCACCCAGGGGAAATGATCAAGCCTCTATATGCCGAACAATTCCTGGCTGGTAGTAACCAGGACTTCAAAGATTTGTACACAAAAATTGAAAGTAAAATCGAGGCTGTTAGGAAGTGCTATGTTACCAGACCGACGAACAGGTATAATGATGAGGCACTCACCTGGATGATGCTTCTGGATGGGTTGTTTTTACTACAATTCATCCGCAGCAGAGTCGGCGATGATATGAGTAACGTTCTTAGAGATCACCAAATAAACTTTGTGAAGCAGGACTTGTTCTTGCTGGAGAACCAGCTTCCCTTTGGAGTCCTCAAGTTGATTTTTGAGGGAGCAAATTTCCAGGGTAGTCTAccaatggaaatgaaaataaaagaattcatcaCTTGCTTCGGAATGCCAGAAGGGTCAACATCACAGCTGATAGAGGAGAACAAAGAGCCCTCTCATCTCCTCGACCTTTTGCGAAGTGTTCTCCTAGGCAAGTATAAAAAGATTAGCAAGCAAGAACTGGGGAGTCAGCCGGAACAAGAGCAGGAAGCTGAAAAAAGGGAGAGTCGTCGTGGTCTCGAGGAAGAGATGGGGGGTTCTGGTGCCCATGGAAAAAAAGGTGAACAACGAGTCATTTGGAAGTCTTTTCGACACATCAAGGAGCTTAAAGCTGCCGGGATCTATCTCAAACCGAGAAGAACGAGTTTCTTGACAGACAATTCTTTCAAATCCCACTTCTTCTATGGCTGCCTGAAACTTCCCCCAATAACCATTGATGGCTTCACGAAGACCAAGTTCTTGAACATGGTAGCCTATGAAATGTGTCCAGATGCCCCAGTTGACCAGGCGGTCACTTCTTATGTATGCTTCCTTTACGAACTCATTGATCAAGCAGACGATGTCAAGGAGCTGAGATCTAAGCACATTCTCCACAACCTTCTTGGCAGCGATGAAGATGTGgccaaaattttcaacaagatCGGCAATGACCTAGTAGATCCCGGTGCTTATGGAGATGTGAAAGCTCGCATTCAGAAACAGTACGACAAGAGAGTGAAAACTTGGATAGCTGAAGGCCTTCACGAACATTTCAGGTCTCCATGGACTTTCACGGGTTTAATTGCAGCTGTTTGGATACTAATTGTTACTGGCCTTCAGACCTACTACGCTCATCCCGGTAAACAAATGATGCATATATATATGGGGTTATTAGGGGTTccgatttttctttttcttgtttggtaTATTGTTTGGCATATTGTTCGGCGTCTTTGGGATTAG
- the LOC117929801 gene encoding UPF0481 protein At3g47200-like isoform X2, which translates to MVAYEMCPDAPDDYGITSYICLLDDLIDHADDVKELRSKNILYNLLGNDEDVAQLFNEIGNDLVDPEAYEDVKDRIQEHYNKRMNTWIAQALHDHFSTPWAIIAFIAAVLILFLTGVQTYYALPGN; encoded by the exons ATGGTAGCCTATGAAATGTGTCCAGATGCCCCAGATGACTATGGGATCACTTCTTATATATGCCTCCTTGACGACCTCATTGATCATGCAGACGATGTCAAGGAGCTGAGATCTAAGAACATTCTCTACAACCTTCTTGGCAACGATGAAGATGTGGCCCAACTTTTCAACGAGATCGGCAATGACTTGGTTGATCCCGAAGCTTATGAAGACGTGAAAGATCGTATTCAGGAACACTACAACAAGAGAATGAATACTTGGATAGCTCAAGCCCTTCACGACCATTTCAGTACTCCATGGGCTATCATCGCTTTCATTGCTGCTGTTTTGATACTATTTCTTACCGGGGTTCAGACCTACTACGCTCTTCCcggtaatta a
- the LOC117929800 gene encoding UPF0481 protein At3g47200-like, producing the protein MEKQQERSNVGEKEGGLPSRNSGQTGLEPKEHMIDITEISPRVKNWIGGLRKTEERTESQTQWPRTPKVPQMLRGTQDFKKFYEPRVISIGPYHNGKPHLHPGEMIKPLCARNFLDDSKQDIEALYTKIRSNIETVRKCYDWSSTSEYDDEALAWMMLLDGCFLLQFIRRKGKINFLRNHQIIFVLQDLFLLENQLPYGVLKLIFEEAKFNDDSLMKKKIKEFVTKTGRPEASDEELDEEPPHLLHLLRSSLLGRDKKIRGSQPEQEQQPEKEGKSSSSQGGDGGSVAHGKNANNEPFGCTLFEASRILKPPGSISNRVERVC; encoded by the coding sequence ATGGAAAAGCAGCAAGAAAGGAGCAACGTTGGAGAGAAAGAAGGCGGTCTACCAAGCAGGAACAGTGGCCAAACTGGTCTCGAGCCTAAGGAGCATATGATTGACATTACTGAAATCAGTCCTCGGGTGAAAAATTGGATTGGGGGTCTCAGAAAAACAGAAGAAAGGACTGAATCTCAAACTCAATGGCCAAGGACACCAAAGGTTCCTCAGATGCTGAGGGGGACCCAGGATTTCAAGAAATTCTACGAACCGAGGGTAATTTCAATCGGTCCTTACCACAATGGCAAGCCCCACCTTCACCCAGGGGAAATGATCAAGCCTCTATGTGCACGAAACTTCCTGGATGATAGTAAGCAGGACATCGAAGCTTTGTACACAAAAATTCGAAGTAATATCGAGACAGTGAGGAAGTGCTATGATTGGAGTAGTACAAGCGAGTATGATGATGAGGCACTCGCCTGGATGATGCTTCTGGATGGGTGTTTTTTACTACAATTCATCCGCCGGAAAGGTAAGATAAACTTTCTTAGAAATCaccaaataatttttgtgcTGCAGGACTTGTTCTTGCTGGAGAACCAACTTCCCTATGGAGTCCTCAAGTTGATTTTTGAGGAAGCAAAATTCAATGATGATTCACTCatgaaaaagaagataaaagaaTTCGTCACTAAAACCGGAAGGCCAGAAGCGTCGGACGAAGAGTTGGACGAAGAGCCCCCTCATCTCCTCCACCTTTTGCGAAGTTCTCTCCTAGGCAGGGATAAAAAGATTAGGGGGAGTCAGCCCGAACAAGAACAGCAACCTGAGAAAGAAGGAAAGTCGTCGTCGTCTCAAGGAGGAGATGGGGGTTCCGTTGCCCATGGAAAAAATGCAAACAACGAGCCATTTGGCTGTACTCTTTTCGAAGCATCAAGGATCTTAAAGCCTCCGGGATCCATCTCAAACCGAGTAGAACGAGTGTGTTGA